The following proteins are co-located in the Sphingomonas panacis genome:
- a CDS encoding rhodanese-like domain-containing protein: MTNITPQDIRRALLVGDEIALIDVREEAEFALGHPLFAAQIPLRRIDAEARWRIPRLETLVVVYDNGEGLAGDAASKFEALGYPDVRRLEGGLAGWRDAGYELFEDVNSYSKAFGELVEHNRHTPSLPAEEVQALITEKADIAILDARRYDEYNTMSIPGGQSAPGAELVLRARAAAPDPDTTIIVNCAGRTRSIIGAQSLINAKLPNKVFALRNGTIGWTLAGQSLETGQQRAAPDAAGESAEEARATARSVAYRAGVKRLSWADLEVLKADSARTLYLYDVRQPDAFARGHLPGFRNAQGGQLVQETDHFAPVRGARIVLSDDLGPRADMTASWLAQLGWEVFVLDADFTGDLEIGPDGAPAPRGPEGRYKRPYEGTDNQQAAMQAYLDWEYGLVAQLQNDGTHGFYVI, from the coding sequence ATGACCAACATCACCCCGCAGGATATCCGCCGCGCGCTGCTCGTCGGAGACGAGATCGCGCTGATCGACGTTCGCGAGGAAGCGGAATTCGCGCTCGGTCACCCGCTGTTCGCCGCGCAGATTCCGCTGCGCCGCATCGATGCGGAGGCGCGCTGGCGGATTCCCCGACTCGAAACCTTGGTCGTCGTGTATGACAATGGCGAGGGGCTTGCCGGCGACGCCGCGAGCAAATTCGAAGCGCTCGGCTATCCCGACGTGCGGCGGCTTGAAGGCGGTCTCGCCGGCTGGCGCGACGCGGGCTACGAGCTGTTCGAGGACGTCAACAGCTACTCCAAGGCGTTCGGCGAACTGGTCGAGCATAACCGCCACACGCCCTCGCTTCCGGCCGAAGAGGTGCAGGCGCTCATCACCGAGAAGGCCGACATCGCGATCCTCGATGCGCGCCGCTACGATGAGTATAATACGATGAGCATCCCCGGCGGGCAGAGCGCGCCCGGTGCGGAACTGGTGTTGCGTGCGCGCGCCGCCGCGCCCGATCCCGACACGACGATCATCGTCAATTGCGCGGGCCGGACGCGCAGCATCATCGGCGCGCAGTCGCTCATCAATGCGAAATTGCCCAACAAGGTGTTCGCGCTTCGCAACGGCACGATCGGTTGGACGCTCGCCGGCCAGAGCCTTGAAACCGGGCAGCAGCGCGCCGCGCCAGACGCGGCGGGCGAAAGCGCCGAGGAAGCGCGCGCGACCGCGCGCAGCGTCGCCTATCGCGCCGGCGTCAAGCGGCTGAGCTGGGCCGATCTGGAAGTGCTCAAGGCCGATAGCGCGCGCACGCTCTACCTCTACGACGTGCGCCAGCCCGATGCGTTCGCGCGCGGGCATCTGCCCGGTTTTCGCAACGCGCAGGGCGGCCAGCTCGTGCAGGAGACCGATCACTTCGCGCCGGTACGGGGCGCGCGCATCGTGCTCTCCGATGATCTCGGCCCGCGCGCGGACATGACCGCATCGTGGCTGGCGCAACTCGGCTGGGAGGTGTTCGTGCTCGACGCCGACTTCACCGGCGATCTCGAAATCGGCCCCGACGGCGCGCCCGCGCCGCGCGGTCCCGAGGGCCGCTACAAGCGCCCTTATGAGGGCACCGACAACCAGCAGGCGGCGATGCAGGCCTATCTCGACTGGGAATACGGCCTCGTCGCCCAGCTCCAGAACGACGGCACGCACGGCTTCTACGTCATTTGA
- a CDS encoding cysteine dioxygenase, whose translation MNAYRPITAAIDTAPLRDFVTRFADLIDRSRHQHEILATGSALLGQLIARDDWLPEAFAVPNPERYQQYLLHCDSRERFSVVSFVWGPGQATPVHDHRVWGLVGVLRGAERVQRYRRSEDGTIVAAGDEVLLEAGKVEAVGPDIGDIHRVANGREDGPSVSIHVYGGNIGAVERATYAADGTPKRFISGYANGVLPNIWDRSE comes from the coding sequence GTGAATGCGTATCGCCCGATCACGGCGGCGATCGATACCGCACCGCTGCGGGACTTCGTGACCAGGTTTGCCGACCTGATCGACAGGAGCCGCCACCAACATGAAATCCTCGCGACCGGATCGGCGTTGCTTGGTCAGTTGATCGCGCGCGACGACTGGCTGCCCGAAGCGTTCGCCGTCCCGAACCCCGAGCGCTACCAGCAATATCTGCTCCACTGCGACAGCCGCGAGCGGTTCAGCGTGGTCAGCTTCGTGTGGGGCCCGGGACAGGCGACGCCGGTGCATGACCACCGCGTCTGGGGGCTGGTCGGCGTGTTGCGTGGCGCCGAACGCGTGCAACGCTATCGCCGGAGCGAAGACGGTACGATCGTGGCGGCCGGCGACGAGGTCTTGCTGGAGGCCGGCAAGGTCGAGGCGGTCGGCCCCGACATTGGCGATATCCACCGCGTCGCCAATGGCCGGGAGGATGGCCCCTCGGTCAGCATCCACGTCTATGGCGGCAATATCGGCGCGGTCGAACGTGCCACCTACGCCGCCGATGGCACCCCCAAACGCTTCATCTCGGGATACGCCAACGGCGTGCTCCCCAACATCTGGGACAGATCGGAATGA
- a CDS encoding ABC transporter ATP-binding protein has product MDVARGFLLAKAADLPTPAVRLSNFTRRFGANTIIDGLDLEIAPGEFVALLGRSGSGKTTLLRTLAGMDEVRGQDVSVPSARAVVFQDARLLPWKTVWRNVALGLKGGTIRERAEQALREVGLGHRLDAWPLTLSGGEAQRVALARALVREPQLLLLDEPFAALDALTRIRMHDLVLSLWRAHRPAVLLVTHDVDEAIALADRVLVLDSGRIVAEERIAAERGDRAGLARGLRDTLLGHLGVERGPALEEGVVHLARARA; this is encoded by the coding sequence ATGGACGTCGCCCGAGGATTCCTGCTGGCCAAGGCCGCAGATCTGCCGACCCCCGCCGTGCGCCTAAGCAACTTCACCCGCCGCTTCGGCGCCAATACGATCATCGACGGTCTTGATCTGGAGATCGCGCCAGGCGAGTTCGTCGCGCTGCTCGGCCGCTCGGGATCGGGCAAGACGACGCTGTTGCGCACGCTCGCCGGGATGGACGAGGTGCGCGGGCAGGACGTGTCGGTGCCCTCGGCGCGCGCGGTGGTGTTCCAGGATGCGCGGCTGCTGCCGTGGAAGACGGTGTGGCGCAACGTCGCGCTCGGGCTGAAGGGCGGCACTATCCGGGAACGCGCCGAGCAGGCGTTGCGCGAGGTTGGCCTCGGCCACCGGCTCGATGCGTGGCCGCTGACTTTGTCGGGTGGCGAGGCGCAACGCGTCGCGCTGGCGCGCGCGCTGGTGCGCGAGCCGCAACTGCTCCTGCTCGACGAGCCGTTCGCGGCGCTCGATGCGCTCACCCGTATCCGCATGCACGATCTGGTGCTGTCGCTGTGGCGCGCGCACCGCCCGGCGGTGCTGCTGGTCACGCACGACGTCGACGAGGCGATCGCGCTGGCTGACCGCGTGCTGGTGCTCGACAGCGGCCGGATCGTGGCCGAGGAGCGGATTGCCGCCGAGCGCGGCGATCGCGCAGGCCTCGCGCGAGGGTTGCGGGATACGCTGCTCGGCCATCTCGGCGTGGAGCGCGGTCCCGCGTTGGAGGAGGGCGTCGTGCATCTCGCCCGCGCCCGCGCGTGA
- a CDS encoding ABC transporter permease, translating into MTAYAQSAPQRHALSFRLPARLLGRWFSPLVLLLLWELGSRTGLIPERTLAAPSAVLGALVAMIASGELPSNLLVSFGRVSIGLSIGISAGIALALVAGLSRSGEITVDPLMQIKRTIPVVALSPLFIVWFGIGETTKIALIAFATVFPVYLNLYSGIRAVDPRLIDAARSFGLSRIELIQHVILPAALPSLLVGLRFSLSVAIIVLVIAEQINASAGLGYLINNARDFMRTDIIVVCLMVYALLGLGADWLVRAVETRALAWRPSIVEQN; encoded by the coding sequence ATGACCGCATACGCCCAGAGTGCCCCGCAACGGCACGCCCTATCCTTCAGACTGCCGGCCCGGCTGCTCGGGCGGTGGTTCTCGCCGCTCGTGCTGCTGCTGCTGTGGGAACTCGGCTCGCGCACCGGGCTGATTCCCGAACGCACGCTCGCTGCGCCTTCGGCCGTGCTCGGCGCGTTAGTGGCGATGATCGCTTCGGGCGAATTGCCGAGCAACCTGCTGGTGTCGTTCGGGCGGGTGTCGATCGGGCTGTCGATCGGGATCAGCGCCGGCATCGCGCTGGCGCTGGTCGCCGGGCTGTCGCGATCGGGCGAGATCACGGTCGATCCACTGATGCAGATCAAGCGCACGATTCCTGTCGTGGCGCTGTCGCCTTTGTTCATCGTCTGGTTCGGCATCGGCGAGACCACCAAGATCGCGCTGATCGCGTTCGCGACCGTGTTCCCGGTCTATCTCAACCTGTATAGCGGCATCCGCGCGGTCGATCCGCGGCTGATCGACGCGGCGCGCAGCTTCGGGCTCAGCCGGATCGAGCTGATCCAGCATGTCATCCTGCCCGCCGCCTTGCCGTCGCTGTTGGTGGGCCTGCGCTTCTCATTGTCGGTGGCGATCATCGTGCTCGTCATCGCCGAGCAGATCAACGCCTCGGCCGGGCTGGGCTATCTCATCAACAACGCGCGCGATTTCATGCGTACCGACATCATCGTCGTCTGCCTGATGGTCTACGCGCTGCTCGGCCTCGGTGCCGATTGGCTCGTGCGTGCCGTCGAAACCCGCGCTTTGGCATGGCGCCCCAGCATCGTGGAGCAAAACTGA
- a CDS encoding LysR substrate-binding domain-containing protein, with amino-acid sequence MPVNLPTTLLRSFVAIVDSGSMLNASEQVFVTQSALSLQIKRLEELLQQALFVREGRRLTLTPAGDMMLDYARRVLDLHDEAIAAINTGRFAGPARVGMVQDFAESLLTGLLARFSELHPDAQIYARVAGTAELQGLLERRQLDIILGFAAGGDPAAITTAPMSWYGDSDLARRDIIPLAVLEQPCRFREAAIRALDEAGRPYRITVETPNLTTLRSAVSAGLGLTCRTHLFLRDATPIEPHPLPDLPRVACILQTADGLDIATQRLADLARETVLALG; translated from the coding sequence ATGCCCGTCAACCTGCCGACGACCTTGCTGCGCAGCTTCGTGGCGATCGTGGATTCGGGCTCGATGCTCAACGCGTCCGAGCAGGTGTTCGTCACCCAATCCGCGCTCAGCCTCCAGATCAAGCGGCTCGAGGAATTGCTGCAACAGGCACTGTTCGTCCGCGAGGGTCGCCGTCTGACGCTCACCCCGGCGGGCGACATGATGCTCGATTACGCCCGCCGCGTGCTCGATCTGCATGACGAGGCGATCGCGGCGATCAACACTGGGCGCTTCGCCGGCCCAGCGCGAGTCGGGATGGTGCAGGATTTCGCCGAAAGCCTGCTCACCGGGCTGCTCGCGCGCTTCTCCGAGCTTCACCCGGACGCACAGATCTATGCGCGCGTGGCGGGCACCGCCGAGTTGCAGGGGCTGCTCGAACGCCGCCAGCTCGACATCATCCTCGGTTTCGCAGCCGGCGGCGATCCTGCCGCGATCACCACCGCGCCGATGAGCTGGTACGGCGACAGCGACCTCGCGCGCCGCGACATCATCCCGCTCGCGGTGCTGGAGCAGCCGTGCCGCTTCCGCGAAGCGGCGATCCGGGCGCTCGATGAAGCCGGGCGGCCATACCGGATCACGGTGGAGACGCCCAACCTCACGACGCTGCGCTCGGCGGTGTCTGCGGGGCTTGGCCTCACCTGTCGCACGCACCTGTTCCTGCGCGACGCTACGCCTATCGAGCCGCACCCCCTCCCCGATCTGCCGCGCGTCGCCTGCATCCTCCAGACCGCCGACGGCCTCGACATCGCTACGCAGCGCCTCGCCGATCTCGCGCGGGAGACGGTGCTGGCGCTGGGATAG
- a CDS encoding peroxiredoxin-like family protein produces the protein MTDTLKAAYAALQAEREHDWAPEQLRANAATRAALVRKYDPRNHAQAGELVDDFTLTAEDGTAIRRDDLIARGPAVLIFYRFGGCPACNIALPRYDRALFPALSRAGIPLIAVSPQAPVDPELRARHGLKLTLACDPDNALGDWLGITFEPEDKPAVAAGQSWIGSITGTGTWVLPQPTILIIGRDAQVRFIAVSPDWMERPEPEAILAELPEATIAAAA, from the coding sequence ATGACGGATACCTTGAAGGCGGCCTATGCCGCATTGCAGGCCGAGCGCGAGCACGACTGGGCGCCCGAGCAACTGCGCGCAAACGCGGCCACGCGCGCCGCGCTGGTCCGCAAATACGATCCGCGCAACCACGCGCAGGCGGGCGAGCTGGTCGATGATTTCACGCTGACTGCAGAGGATGGCACCGCGATCCGTCGTGACGACCTGATCGCGCGCGGCCCGGCGGTGCTGATCTTCTATCGCTTCGGCGGCTGTCCGGCCTGCAACATCGCGCTGCCGCGTTACGACCGCGCCTTGTTCCCCGCCCTCTCACGCGCCGGCATCCCGCTGATCGCGGTCAGCCCGCAAGCCCCGGTCGATCCCGAACTGCGCGCGCGGCACGGGCTGAAACTCACCTTGGCCTGCGATCCGGACAATGCGCTAGGCGATTGGCTTGGCATCACCTTCGAGCCGGAGGATAAGCCGGCGGTAGCGGCGGGCCAGAGCTGGATCGGGTCGATCACCGGCACCGGCACCTGGGTTCTGCCACAGCCGACCATCTTGATTATCGGTCGCGACGCACAGGTCCGCTTCATCGCGGTCAGCCCCGACTGGATGGAGCGCCCAGAGCCCGAGGCGATCCTGGCCGAGCTTCCCGAAGCCACGATCGCGGCGGCGGCCTAG
- a CDS encoding NAD(P)-dependent oxidoreductase: MTTPLVIASQMEADFNAGLAAHPIGPRVIPVPEDRPWEAAREADILLVRPSPAWRGNHDLARPAAWPGRLRWVYSASAGIDFYPPWLLDAPLVTCGRGVASDEIADYVIAAIYARAKNLDAVTVHARADWRPAMLGRVGGSTVGIVGLGAIGGAVAQCAVALGARVVAVRRGTAPAETAGVELLDSVESVVVEADHIVIAVPATLATRGLFDAAMFARTKPGAHLINVARGSVIDQDALIVALDSGQLDFATLDVTEPEPLPDGHPLYTHPRVRLTPHVSSNYLIVRHRLSEKVAEDIGRFARGEAPSDIVDRVRGY; the protein is encoded by the coding sequence TCAACGCCGGCCTTGCCGCGCATCCGATCGGCCCGCGTGTCATCCCCGTGCCCGAGGACAGGCCGTGGGAGGCGGCGAGGGAGGCCGATATCCTGCTGGTGCGGCCCTCGCCGGCGTGGCGCGGCAACCATGACCTCGCGCGGCCGGCGGCGTGGCCGGGGCGGTTGCGCTGGGTGTATAGCGCATCGGCGGGGATCGATTTCTATCCACCCTGGCTGCTCGACGCGCCGCTCGTCACCTGCGGGCGCGGCGTCGCTTCCGACGAGATCGCCGACTACGTGATCGCCGCGATCTACGCGCGCGCCAAGAACCTCGATGCGGTGACGGTGCATGCGCGTGCCGACTGGCGGCCGGCGATGCTCGGCCGGGTCGGTGGCAGCACGGTCGGGATCGTCGGACTGGGCGCGATCGGCGGCGCGGTGGCGCAGTGCGCGGTCGCGCTTGGCGCGCGCGTGGTGGCGGTGCGGCGCGGAACGGCGCCGGCGGAGACCGCGGGGGTCGAATTGCTCGACAGTGTCGAAAGCGTCGTCGTCGAGGCCGATCATATCGTCATCGCGGTGCCGGCGACGCTGGCGACGCGCGGACTGTTCGACGCAGCGATGTTCGCGCGGACCAAGCCGGGCGCGCACCTCATCAACGTCGCGCGCGGATCGGTGATCGATCAGGACGCGCTGATCGTCGCGCTGGACAGTGGGCAGCTCGATTTCGCCACGCTCGACGTGACCGAGCCCGAGCCGCTGCCGGACGGCCACCCGCTCTACACGCATCCGCGTGTGCGGCTGACGCCGCATGTCTCGTCCAACTATCTGATCGTCCGCCATCGGCTGAGCGAGAAGGTCGCCGAGGATATCGGGCGCTTCGCGCGGGGCGAGGCGCCGAGCGATATCGTCGATCGGGTGCGGGGGTATTGA